The following coding sequences are from one Carcharodon carcharias isolate sCarCar2 chromosome 11, sCarCar2.pri, whole genome shotgun sequence window:
- the LOC121284146 gene encoding arylsulfatase D-like isoform X2, which produces MICITCTKTNLQPNIVLIMADDLGIGDIGCYGNNTIRTPNIDHLAKEGVMLTHHIAAAPLCTPSRAAYMTGRYPIRSGMDNGHRVRVLLFTGSSGGLPKNETTFAAILQKQGYVTGIVGKWHLGVNCESRNDYCHHPLNHGFDFYYGTPFTNVHDCKPGERSAILFDFQVKLRLATEALVVGLLTLLVLRWTAFISTGWKTIAWFAVFCSLFFGAWYFVFGFLRNWNCLVMRNYEVVQQPLNSETFSTRMTEEALAFIERNQKKPFLLVMSLLHVHTPFLTTKAFTGKSKHGSYGDNVEEMDWHVGQIINAINNVGLANKTLLHFTSDHGGSWDSVGTNGECDGGWNGIYRGKKGLAGWEGGIRVPGIFRWPGLLPSNKKIDEPTSLMDIYPTVVNLAGASLPQDRVIDGRDLMPLLAGDIQRSEHEFLFHYCGNALNAVRWHPRDSDSVWKAHLFTPRFEVGSCYQSEICRCHGHYVSYHDPPLLFDLSKDPSEANPLSPGTEPLFHEIQNQIQLGVEEHRKTLTPVPLQLSWNNVLWKPWLQPCCGTFPFCWCDNDSNNSNKMQGSS; this is translated from the exons ATGATTTGTATAACATGCACAAAGACAAACCTCCAGCCTAACATTGTATTAATTATGGCTGATGACCTTGGCATTGGGGACATTGGTTGCTATGGAAATAATACTATCAG AACTCCTAATATCGATCACCTGGCAAAGGAAGGAGTGATGCTGACTCATCATATAGCTGCAGCTCCACTGTGTACACCAAGTAGGGCAGCCTATATGACGGGCAGGTACCCCATCCGTTCTG GTATGGACAATGGTCACAGAGTGCGTGTCCTTTTATTCACCGGCAGTTCTGGGGGTCTTCCCAAGAATGAGACAACCTTTGCAGCAATATTGCAAAAACAAGGATATGTCACTGGCATCGTAG GGAAATGGCATCTGGGTGTAAATTGTGAATCCCGCAATGATTACTGTCATCACCCGCTTAACCATGGGTTTGACTTCTACTACGGCACACCTTTCACTAACGTCCACGATTGCAAGCCAGGTGAAAGAAGTGCCATTTTATTTGACTTCCAAGTTAAACTGCGTCTGGCCACTGAAGCACTCGTTGTGGGACTTCTGACGCTGCTTGTTTTGAGATGGACTGCCTTTATCAGTACTGGCTGGAAGACGATTGCATGGTTTGCAGTGTTTTGCTCCCTGTTCTTCGGGGCTTGGTATTTTGTTTTTGGtttcctgaggaattggaactGTCTGGTCATGAGGAACTATGAAGTTGTTCAGCAGCCATTAAATTCAGAAACCTTCTCAACCAGAATGACAGAGGAAGCTCTTGCATTCATTGAAAG aaaccagaagAAACCATTTCTCCTTGTCATGTCATTGCTACATGTCCATACTCCTTTCTTGACAACCAAGGCGTTCACCGGGAAGAGCAAGCATGGCTCTTATGGGGACAATGTGGAGGAGATGGATTGGCATGTGG GTCAGATTATAAATGCCATCAACAACGTTGGTCTAGCTAATAAAACCCTTTTACATTTCACTTCGGATCATGGAGGCAGTTGGGACTCTGTAGGAAcaaatggagagtgtgatggaggctggaATGGAATATACAGAG GTAAAAAGGGATTGGCTGGTTGGGAAGGTGGTATCCGTGTCCCTGGGATATTCAGGTGGCCGGGCCTATTGCCTTCCAACAAGAAAATTGATGAGCCTACCAGCCTTATGGACATTTATCCAACGGTTGTCAACTTAGCTGGTGCCTCGCTGCCTCAAGATAG GGTAATAGATGGACGAGACTTGATGCCACTGTTAGCAGGGGATATACAGCGATCGGAGCACGAGTTTCTCTTTCATTACTGTGGAAATGCTTTGAATGCAGTCCGATGGCATCCAAGAGACA gtGATTCCGTGTGGAAGGCACATCTTTTCACTCCCAGATTTGAAGTGGGCAGTTGCTACCAGAGTGAGATCTGCAGGTGTCATGGACATTACGTCTCCTACCATGACCCACCTTTACTCTTTGACCTCTCAAAGGACCCCTCAGAAGCAAACCCTTTATCGCCTGGTACCGAGCCACTTTTCCACGAAATCCAAAACCAGATTCAGTTGGGGGTGGAAGAACATAGGAAGACCTTGACTCCAGTCCCTCTCCAGCTTTCTTGGAACAATGTTCTCTGGAAACCGTGGCTTCAGCCCTGTTGTGGCACATTCCCATTCTGTTGGTGTGACAATGACTCCAATAATTCAAATAAAATGCAGGGGTCCAGCTAA
- the LOC121284146 gene encoding arylsulfatase H-like isoform X1 — MRINLRNVVATLLSYSSTLMICITCTKTNLQPNIVLIMADDLGIGDIGCYGNNTIRTPNIDHLAKEGVMLTHHIAAAPLCTPSRAAYMTGRYPIRSGMDNGHRVRVLLFTGSSGGLPKNETTFAAILQKQGYVTGIVGKWHLGVNCESRNDYCHHPLNHGFDFYYGTPFTNVHDCKPGERSAILFDFQVKLRLATEALVVGLLTLLVLRWTAFISTGWKTIAWFAVFCSLFFGAWYFVFGFLRNWNCLVMRNYEVVQQPLNSETFSTRMTEEALAFIERNQKKPFLLVMSLLHVHTPFLTTKAFTGKSKHGSYGDNVEEMDWHVGQIINAINNVGLANKTLLHFTSDHGGSWDSVGTNGECDGGWNGIYRGKKGLAGWEGGIRVPGIFRWPGLLPSNKKIDEPTSLMDIYPTVVNLAGASLPQDRVIDGRDLMPLLAGDIQRSEHEFLFHYCGNALNAVRWHPRDSDSVWKAHLFTPRFEVGSCYQSEICRCHGHYVSYHDPPLLFDLSKDPSEANPLSPGTEPLFHEIQNQIQLGVEEHRKTLTPVPLQLSWNNVLWKPWLQPCCGTFPFCWCDNDSNNSNKMQGSS; from the exons ATGCGTATAAACCTTAG GAATGTTGTGGCCACTTTATTGAGTTACAGCTCTACGCTGATGATTTGTATAACATGCACAAAGACAAACCTCCAGCCTAACATTGTATTAATTATGGCTGATGACCTTGGCATTGGGGACATTGGTTGCTATGGAAATAATACTATCAG AACTCCTAATATCGATCACCTGGCAAAGGAAGGAGTGATGCTGACTCATCATATAGCTGCAGCTCCACTGTGTACACCAAGTAGGGCAGCCTATATGACGGGCAGGTACCCCATCCGTTCTG GTATGGACAATGGTCACAGAGTGCGTGTCCTTTTATTCACCGGCAGTTCTGGGGGTCTTCCCAAGAATGAGACAACCTTTGCAGCAATATTGCAAAAACAAGGATATGTCACTGGCATCGTAG GGAAATGGCATCTGGGTGTAAATTGTGAATCCCGCAATGATTACTGTCATCACCCGCTTAACCATGGGTTTGACTTCTACTACGGCACACCTTTCACTAACGTCCACGATTGCAAGCCAGGTGAAAGAAGTGCCATTTTATTTGACTTCCAAGTTAAACTGCGTCTGGCCACTGAAGCACTCGTTGTGGGACTTCTGACGCTGCTTGTTTTGAGATGGACTGCCTTTATCAGTACTGGCTGGAAGACGATTGCATGGTTTGCAGTGTTTTGCTCCCTGTTCTTCGGGGCTTGGTATTTTGTTTTTGGtttcctgaggaattggaactGTCTGGTCATGAGGAACTATGAAGTTGTTCAGCAGCCATTAAATTCAGAAACCTTCTCAACCAGAATGACAGAGGAAGCTCTTGCATTCATTGAAAG aaaccagaagAAACCATTTCTCCTTGTCATGTCATTGCTACATGTCCATACTCCTTTCTTGACAACCAAGGCGTTCACCGGGAAGAGCAAGCATGGCTCTTATGGGGACAATGTGGAGGAGATGGATTGGCATGTGG GTCAGATTATAAATGCCATCAACAACGTTGGTCTAGCTAATAAAACCCTTTTACATTTCACTTCGGATCATGGAGGCAGTTGGGACTCTGTAGGAAcaaatggagagtgtgatggaggctggaATGGAATATACAGAG GTAAAAAGGGATTGGCTGGTTGGGAAGGTGGTATCCGTGTCCCTGGGATATTCAGGTGGCCGGGCCTATTGCCTTCCAACAAGAAAATTGATGAGCCTACCAGCCTTATGGACATTTATCCAACGGTTGTCAACTTAGCTGGTGCCTCGCTGCCTCAAGATAG GGTAATAGATGGACGAGACTTGATGCCACTGTTAGCAGGGGATATACAGCGATCGGAGCACGAGTTTCTCTTTCATTACTGTGGAAATGCTTTGAATGCAGTCCGATGGCATCCAAGAGACA gtGATTCCGTGTGGAAGGCACATCTTTTCACTCCCAGATTTGAAGTGGGCAGTTGCTACCAGAGTGAGATCTGCAGGTGTCATGGACATTACGTCTCCTACCATGACCCACCTTTACTCTTTGACCTCTCAAAGGACCCCTCAGAAGCAAACCCTTTATCGCCTGGTACCGAGCCACTTTTCCACGAAATCCAAAACCAGATTCAGTTGGGGGTGGAAGAACATAGGAAGACCTTGACTCCAGTCCCTCTCCAGCTTTCTTGGAACAATGTTCTCTGGAAACCGTGGCTTCAGCCCTGTTGTGGCACATTCCCATTCTGTTGGTGTGACAATGACTCCAATAATTCAAATAAAATGCAGGGGTCCAGCTAA
- the LOC121284146 gene encoding arylsulfatase D-like isoform X3, translated as MTLALGTLVAMEIILSGMDNGHRVRVLLFTGSSGGLPKNETTFAAILQKQGYVTGIVGKWHLGVNCESRNDYCHHPLNHGFDFYYGTPFTNVHDCKPGERSAILFDFQVKLRLATEALVVGLLTLLVLRWTAFISTGWKTIAWFAVFCSLFFGAWYFVFGFLRNWNCLVMRNYEVVQQPLNSETFSTRMTEEALAFIERNQKKPFLLVMSLLHVHTPFLTTKAFTGKSKHGSYGDNVEEMDWHVGQIINAINNVGLANKTLLHFTSDHGGSWDSVGTNGECDGGWNGIYRGKKGLAGWEGGIRVPGIFRWPGLLPSNKKIDEPTSLMDIYPTVVNLAGASLPQDRVIDGRDLMPLLAGDIQRSEHEFLFHYCGNALNAVRWHPRDSDSVWKAHLFTPRFEVGSCYQSEICRCHGHYVSYHDPPLLFDLSKDPSEANPLSPGTEPLFHEIQNQIQLGVEEHRKTLTPVPLQLSWNNVLWKPWLQPCCGTFPFCWCDNDSNNSNKMQGSS; from the exons ATGACCTTGGCATTGGGGACATTGGTTGCTATGGAAATAATACTATCAG GTATGGACAATGGTCACAGAGTGCGTGTCCTTTTATTCACCGGCAGTTCTGGGGGTCTTCCCAAGAATGAGACAACCTTTGCAGCAATATTGCAAAAACAAGGATATGTCACTGGCATCGTAG GGAAATGGCATCTGGGTGTAAATTGTGAATCCCGCAATGATTACTGTCATCACCCGCTTAACCATGGGTTTGACTTCTACTACGGCACACCTTTCACTAACGTCCACGATTGCAAGCCAGGTGAAAGAAGTGCCATTTTATTTGACTTCCAAGTTAAACTGCGTCTGGCCACTGAAGCACTCGTTGTGGGACTTCTGACGCTGCTTGTTTTGAGATGGACTGCCTTTATCAGTACTGGCTGGAAGACGATTGCATGGTTTGCAGTGTTTTGCTCCCTGTTCTTCGGGGCTTGGTATTTTGTTTTTGGtttcctgaggaattggaactGTCTGGTCATGAGGAACTATGAAGTTGTTCAGCAGCCATTAAATTCAGAAACCTTCTCAACCAGAATGACAGAGGAAGCTCTTGCATTCATTGAAAG aaaccagaagAAACCATTTCTCCTTGTCATGTCATTGCTACATGTCCATACTCCTTTCTTGACAACCAAGGCGTTCACCGGGAAGAGCAAGCATGGCTCTTATGGGGACAATGTGGAGGAGATGGATTGGCATGTGG GTCAGATTATAAATGCCATCAACAACGTTGGTCTAGCTAATAAAACCCTTTTACATTTCACTTCGGATCATGGAGGCAGTTGGGACTCTGTAGGAAcaaatggagagtgtgatggaggctggaATGGAATATACAGAG GTAAAAAGGGATTGGCTGGTTGGGAAGGTGGTATCCGTGTCCCTGGGATATTCAGGTGGCCGGGCCTATTGCCTTCCAACAAGAAAATTGATGAGCCTACCAGCCTTATGGACATTTATCCAACGGTTGTCAACTTAGCTGGTGCCTCGCTGCCTCAAGATAG GGTAATAGATGGACGAGACTTGATGCCACTGTTAGCAGGGGATATACAGCGATCGGAGCACGAGTTTCTCTTTCATTACTGTGGAAATGCTTTGAATGCAGTCCGATGGCATCCAAGAGACA gtGATTCCGTGTGGAAGGCACATCTTTTCACTCCCAGATTTGAAGTGGGCAGTTGCTACCAGAGTGAGATCTGCAGGTGTCATGGACATTACGTCTCCTACCATGACCCACCTTTACTCTTTGACCTCTCAAAGGACCCCTCAGAAGCAAACCCTTTATCGCCTGGTACCGAGCCACTTTTCCACGAAATCCAAAACCAGATTCAGTTGGGGGTGGAAGAACATAGGAAGACCTTGACTCCAGTCCCTCTCCAGCTTTCTTGGAACAATGTTCTCTGGAAACCGTGGCTTCAGCCCTGTTGTGGCACATTCCCATTCTGTTGGTGTGACAATGACTCCAATAATTCAAATAAAATGCAGGGGTCCAGCTAA